From Sphingobacterium bambusae:
TATTAAATTAATAAACTCACTTCTTATTTTCTATTATAAGAACAAGCTTTCTTCAGGAAAAGTTTTGGATAATTTTACGAATTAATTAGACTTAGACCACAAGGGACAATCCGTCGAAGGCAACGTGCACGCCATCAGGCAAATGTTCCTCGATGTCTGCATGTTTGCCAAAGCGATGGCTAATGTGTGTAAGGTAGGTCGTTTCAGCACCTATTTCCTTCGTGAAAGCTAGCGCTTCCTCACGTGTAAAATGGGATATATGCGGCTCTTCTTGTAGCGCATTTACCACGAGCACCTTTACGCCTTTCAACAAGGATCTAGAATATTCCGAAACGGTTTTAGCATCGGTGATATAGGCAAAATCGCCCAAACGAAACCCTAGAACCGGCATTTTGTAATGCATCACTTCGATGGGCATAATGCGTTGCCCTTCGATATAGAATGGCTCCCCAGCCACAATGGGCTGTAACTCCAATCGGGGTACTCCCGGGTACTTTACTTCCCCAAAAGCATAGTAAAAC
This genomic window contains:
- a CDS encoding MBL fold metallo-hydrolase — encoded protein: MRVTFLGTGTSQGVPVIACQCAVCQSTDRRDKRLRTAIFIEIEGLKLVIDTGPDFRYQMLRQDIRHLDAVLITHSHKDHIAGMDDVRAFNYQQQQSIPIYATTITHEALKREFYYAFGEVKYPGVPRLELQPIVAGEPFYIEGQRIMPIEVMHYKMPVLGFRLGDFAYITDAKTVSEYSRSLLKGVKVLVVNALQEEPHISHFTREEALAFTKEIGAETTYLTHISHRFGKHADIEEHLPDGVHVAFDGLSLVV